In Hemiscyllium ocellatum isolate sHemOce1 chromosome 16, sHemOce1.pat.X.cur, whole genome shotgun sequence, one genomic interval encodes:
- the ube2d2 gene encoding ubiquitin-conjugating enzyme E2 D2, which translates to MALKRIHKELNDLARDPPAQCSAGPVGDDMFHWQATIMGPNDSPYQGGVFFLTIHFPTDYPFKPPKVAFTTRIYHPNINSNGSICLDILRSQWSPALTISKVLLSICSLLCDPNPDDPLVPEIARIYKTDREKYNKIAREWTQKYAM; encoded by the exons GAGTTGAATGATTTGGCCCGTGATCCACCAGCACAGTGTTCAGCAGGTCCAGTTGGTGACGACA TGTTCCACTGGCAAGCCACAATAATGGGACCG AATGACAGTCCTTACCAGGGTGGTGTATTTTTCTTGACCATTCACTTCCCCACAGATTACCCCTTTAAACCACCTAAG GTTGCATTTACAACAAGAATTTATCATCCAAATATTAACAGTAATGGCAGCATCTGTCTTGATATTCTACGGTCGCAATGGTCTCCGGCGTTAACTATTTCAAAAG ttcttttgtccatttgTTCACTGTTATGTGATCCAAATCCAGATGATCCCCTAGTGCCTGAGATTGCACGTATCTATAAAACAGATAGAGAAAA GTACAACAAAATAGCTCGGGAATGGACTCAGAAGTATGCAATGTGA